One region of Budorcas taxicolor isolate Tak-1 chromosome 3, Takin1.1, whole genome shotgun sequence genomic DNA includes:
- the SSR2 gene encoding translocon-associated protein subunit beta — protein sequence MCTMRLLAFVVLALFAVTQAEEGARLLASKSLLNRYAVEGRDLTLQYNIYNVGSSAALDVELSDDSFPPEDFGIVSGMLNVKWDRIAPASNVSHTVVLRPLKAGYFNFTSATVTYLAQEDGPVVIGFTSAPGQGGILAQREFDRRFSPHFLDWAAFGVMTLPSIGVPLLLWYSSKRKYDTPKTKKN from the exons ATGTGCACG atgaGGCTGCTGGCATTCGTGGTGTTGGCTCTATTTGCTGTAACTCAGGCAGAGGAGGGAGCCAGGCTTTTGGCTTCCAAATCACTGCTGAACAGATATGCTGTGGAGGGGCGAGACCTGACCTTACAGTACAACATTTACAATGTTGGCTCAAG TGCTGCATTAGATGTGGAATTATCTGATGATTCCTTCCCTCCAGAAGACTTTGGCATTGTCTCTGGAATGCTCAACGTCAAATGGGACCGGATTGCTCC TGCTAGCAACGTCTCCCACACTGTGGTCCTGCGCCCTCTCAAGGCTGGTTATTTCAACTTCACCTCAGCAACTGTTACATACCTGGCCCAGGAGGATGGGCCTGTTGTG attggctttacCAGTGCACCTGGACAGGGAGGAATCTTGGCTCAGCGGGAGTTTGATCGAAGATTCTCCCCCCATTTT CTGGACTGGGCAGCCTTCGGGGTCATGACCCTCCCTTCTATCGGCGTGCCCCTGCTGTTGTGGTACTCCAGCAAGAGGAAATACGACACCCCCAAAACCAAGAAGAACTGA